The following nucleotide sequence is from Pedobacter sp. PACM 27299.
AGCCCCTTTTCCTGCATCATAACCTGCTTTGTTTAACAGAGATTTGATACGCGCATGAGTGTATTGAATAAAAGGACCTGTATTTCCCTGGAAATCGATAGACTCCGAAGGATCAAATAACAATCGTTTCTTAGGCTCTACTTTCAGCAGAAAATACTTTAAAGCCCCCAAACCAATATTGTTATATAAAGCGCTTTTTTCTTCTTCACTAAAATCGTTTACTTTTCCTAGCGCTTCAGTTTTCTGTTTCGCAGTCTCGATCATCTCTGCAACAAGATCATCTGCATCTACCACTGTACCTTCTCTCGATTTCATCTTGCCGCTTGGCAGATCCACCATACCGTACGACAAGTGGTGTAACCCTTTAGCCCAGGTTTTACCTAGTTTTTCTAAAATCAGGAACAATACCTTGAAGTGGTAATCCTGCTCATTTCCTACTACATAAATCGACTCATCCATTCCGAAATCGTCATGTTTCATTTGAGCAGTACCCAAATCCTGAGTGATGTATACCGAAGTACCGTCTGCACGTAAAACCAATTTCTGGTCTAAGCCATCAGCAGTTAAGTCGATCCATACAGAACCATCTGGTTTTTTAAAGAACACGCCTTTTTCCAAACCTTCTTCTACCGTTCCTTTTCCTAACAAATAGGTATTACTCTCATAATAGTACTTGTCGAAATCAACACCAAGGTTTTTATAACTCACTTCAAAACCAGCATAAACCCAGCTGTTCATCGTTTTCCATAAGCTAATTACAGCCTCATCTCCTGCTTCCCAATCCTGAAGCATTTTTTGTGCTTCTAAAATCAATGGGGCATTCTTCTTCGCTTCCTCTTCTGTCTGACCAGCTTCTTTTAAAGCCTCAATTTCTTTTTTATACTCTTTATCAAAGATTACATAGTATTTTCCCACCAGGTGATCCCCTTTTAAGCCTGAACTGTCCGGAGTTTCGCCATTTCCCCATTTCTGCCAGGCCAGCATGGACTTACAGATATGGATACCACGGTCGTTTACCAGGTTCACTTTGATCACTTCATGACCGCTTGCTTTTAGCAATTCTGCCACAGAATAACCTAACAGGTTGTTTCTAACGTGTCCTAAATGTAAAGGTTTGTTGGTATTAGGCGATGAATATTCCACCATCACCTTTTTGCCATTCGGCGCAATTGCACCAAATTCAGGGCTCAAAAGCTCCTGATTGAAAAGGCTTAACCAATAGCTGTCGGCTACTGATAAGTTAAGAAATCCCTTAATTACGTTAAATGCAGTAACTTCTTCTATGTTTGCTACCAGGTATGCTCCAAGTTCCGCTGCCGTTACTTCCGGAGATTTTTTTGAGAAACGCACGATAGGAAAAACCACAATAGTGATCTGTCCCTCAAATTCAGCTCTGGTATCTTGTAAACTTACTTGGTTTTCAGGAAGGTCCTGACCGTATAATTGCTTTACCGCAGCAATCGTTGCTGTGGTGATATGTTGTTCGATATTCATAATTTACTCGTTTCTAAAAGCGTTCGTCGCTTTAATTAAAATTTCAAAGGCATGTTCTGCCATTTGATTCTCCCTGTCGAGAGTTGGATTCACTTCTACAATCTCGAAGCAGCATACTTTCTGATTGGTGATCAGGCCAGACATCAGCTTGCCCGCTTCTCTTTCTGTCAACCCTTGAGCAACCGGTGTCCCCGTCCCTCTGGATGCCGTAGGATCCATAGAATCCACGTCAAATGAAACATAAATGAGATCACAATGATCAAGATACACCAAGGTATCAATCACTGTCCGTTCTACCCCTCTTTTCCGGACGTCAGCCGTCGTAAAGATCTTGACTTTATTTTTCTTCAGCAAGTATTCTTCCGGCTTCTCCATATCCCGCGCAGAAATCAGCACAAGATCGCGATAATTAATCTTAGGTGCTATATTTCCGACGTTTTTTAGCTGAAACCAGTAGTTGATCGTTTCCTGATCCAGCTTGTTCACTTTCGACTCTAAATTATCTTCGTCAAGTGACATCGCTAAGGGCATTCCGTGCATATTTCCGGAGGGTGTAGTGTATGGAGAATGGATATCTGCATGCGCATCGATCCAAATTACCCCTAATTTCGACTTTGGAAAAGCCGCTTTTATCCCCGCAATCGTACCCGCTGCAGTACTATGATCTCCCGATAAAACTACCGGAAACTCTTTCTCTTCTAAGGTAGTCCGCACCTGATCACTCACCCGCTCTACCATCGTCAATATCCCGGAAATCCGCTTCGCATACGGGCTGCCGGTGCCTTCAAGCAACAAATGGTTCTCATTTGGCACTTCTATAGATTTATGTTTTTTGAAGAATCTACTCCCAAAATCCAACGCTGCAATCTTAATTGCATCCACTCCTAAACTAGCTCCCCGTGTACCGGCGCCGATCTCGGATTTTACCTCAATAATTTTTAAAGTCTTAGTCATAAAAAAAAATACAAGTGTATTTTATAAAGTGATTATCTTTGAGCCGAAAATTAACTCATTTAATTAGCTACCCCTTTAAATAATTGTTCAAAAATATAAAAAATGCAGAGTTACTCCGAATTTCTTGATCTAAGTGTTGGTTTCCCTCAGGAAGGTTACAGCGTTATAGACGACGAATTGTATTTTCAAGATCTCAATCTGATGGAAATGATTGAAACCTATGGTACGCCATTACGTTTCACTTATCTCCCAATGATAACTAAGAAAATCCAACAAGCCAAATTATTATTTCAAACGGCTATCATCAAGAACAATTACCGTGGGGACTATAAGTATTGTTACTGTACTAAAAGTTCGCACTTCAGGCACATTGTTGAAGAAGCCTTAAAGAATGGCATTCACCTGGAAACCTCATCAGCATTTGATATGCCTATGATTGAGGCATTGGAGAAAAAAGGTGCCCTAACCAAAGACATTACAGTGATCTGTAATGGATTTAAAACTTATCAGTACAAACAATATATCATCGATATGTTGCACGACGGATATAAAAACATCATTCCAGTATTGGACAATAAAGAGGAATTTAACCTTTTTGATGATGAGGTAGAATTAGATACACCTTGTAACCTGGGTATCCGTATCGCTGCTGAAGAACAACCAGACTCACAGTTTTATACTTCAAGACTGGGTGTACGTATGGAAGATGTGATTGAGTTTTACAACAATAAGATCTCTGCAAATCCAAACTTCAGAGTAAAACTATTACACTTCTTTATCAATTCAGGTATTACAGATTCTCCATATTACTGGAACGAACTTGAAAAATATGTGACTTTATATTGCAAGTTCAAAAAGATCAATCCTGAACTGGATACTTTAGATATCGGTGGTGGTATGCCATTTAAAGACTCTTTAGTATTTGATTTCGATTACGAATACATGGTAAATGAGATCGTAAAAAGGATTAAAGAAATCTGTGCTGAGCACGATGTAGTAGAACCAGATATCATTACTGAATTTGGAAAATACACCGTTGCAGAAGCATCTGGTATCTTATACAAAGTATTAGGACGTAAACAACAGAACGACAGAGAGAAATGGCTGATGCTGGATGGTTCATTCATCACCAACCTTCCAGACGTTTGGGCCTTAAACCAGAAATACATTTTATTGCCGATCAATAACTGGGATGCTGAATATGAGCGTGTCAACTTAGGAGGTATCACTTGTGATGGCCAGGATTATTACAATCAGGAAGCACACATGAACAGTGTATTTATGCCTAAAACACGTAAAGTACAATACCTGGGCTTCTTCAATACCGGAGCTTATCAGGAAGTACTGAGCGGTTATGGTGGCATTCACCATTGCTTATTGCCAAGTCCGAAGCATGTAATTATCCGTAGAAACAGAGATGAGACTTTCAACTTTGAAGTGTTCGGAGAAGAACAAAACAGTAAACAAGTGTTAAAAATCCTGGGTTACGTTTAAAACCGGATCCCAAACAGATTATACAGCGTGTGTCCAAAAGGCACACGCTTTTTTTTCGGCCTGATTTTTAGGCAAAAAAAAGGGACGCACCCCCCGGTGCGTCCCCAACCTTAAACCAAACTTATTATGAAAACTCTTCTGCTTCTTAATTAAGAAACTTTAATCTCTTTCGCAGCAGATTTTGATTCGTCTTTTTTACCAATTGTGATGTTTAAAATTCCATTGGTATATTCCGCAGTAATTTTCTCTGCATCAATACTTTCAGGCAACACAAATGATCTTGCAAAAGAGAAGTAATCAAACTCTTTGCGTGTATAATCTTTTTTCTCGTCTGTCTCCGCAACCTTTTTCTCTGCCCATACCGACAAAGTATCTTTCTTTAGGTTGATTTGAAAATCTTCTTTAGTTAAACCAGGTGCAGCCAATTCAATTTTGTATTCTTCAGCGGTTTCCAAAATGTTTACTCCTGGAATCTTATTGATCGTTAAGTTTTTATTTAACGCCTCACTGAACAAAGAATCAAATACATTGTTAAAATAAGGTGCAGTGTTTCTGGTTCTGTTATTAAAATTTACTAGTGTCATCGCTTATTCTCCTTTTATTTTAAGTTTTAATTTTATACTTCGATATAATCAACACTTATACCAATCCAATTATCTATGATATTTAAGACATTTTGGCGCAAGAAAACAAAAAACACAGACAAAAAGACAGACGTAGTCAACCATTTCGACAGTTTTAAGTATAAAACGCAGATAGAAACTCGTTTTGCAGATTTCGATATGATGGGCCACGTGAATAATGCTGTGTACTTTACCTATTTGGAAATGGCCAGAGTAAAGTATTGGAATACGGCCGTAAAATGGGATTGGAGGAAAACCGGAGTAGTCATCGCCAAAGCAGAGTTGGACTACCACAGCCCAATCTACCCAGAGGATAAAATCAGCATGTATGTAAGAACGTCAAGAATAGGAAAAAGCAGTTTCGACCTGGAATATTTACTGGTCAAATTGGTGCATGGAGAAGAAGTCATCTGCAGTAAGGGAAAAACAGTATGCGTCGCATTTGATTATAGCACTAAAACCTCCTCCGCTATTCCTGATAATGAAAGAACAAAAATGATCTCATTTGAACAGCTTTAGGAAATTAAGCATTGTAAAAAAATAGCGTCTTGCTTTTAAATTTCTTTGAAAGATTAAAAGCAAGACGCTATTATTATATCATTCGCTACTCAATGAAATTAGCAGGTTTCACAAAGCCTGATTTCATACAGTCGCCGATAGGTCCTTAACCAACAGTAAATCGTTAAAATATCTTTCCTGGATTTAGAATTCCTGCAGGATCAAACACCTGTTTAATCCCCCTCATTAAATTCAAGTGTACTTCTGAATATTTAATCAACATGAAGTCTTTTTGTACCAAACCGATCCCATGTTCGCCCGAAATCGTACCCCCCAAAGCGCTCGTCAATTCAAAAATCTCTACGATACCCTCTTTAAGTTTAGTATGCCAATCTTCATCGCTCATTCCGGCTTTAATAATATTCACATGTAGATTTCCATCACCAGCGTGGCCGTAGCACACACTTTCGAAACCATACCTGGAACCGATCTCCTTGATGCCATTGATCAATTTCGGCAAAGCTGCCCGAGGAACCACCGTATCTTCTTCTTTATAGATAGAATTAGATTTCACCGATTCTGGCATAATCCTCCTCATACGCCATAATTCTTCTTTTTGCTGAGCGGTATCTGCAAAAAGCACATCTGTACAACCAAACTGCTCCAATACCGCATTTACCTTCTCGCAATCTTTGAAAATACTGTCCATATCATTCCCATCAAATTCTATCAGCAGAAAAGCATTGATGCCATCTTTTAGGTCAAACTTGATCTGATCGAATTCAATCACCCACTCCACTCCTCTTCGCTCCATGAATTCCAGGGCAGAAGGAATCACTTCCGCACGGAAAATAGCAGATACTGCAGCACATGCCTGTTCATTTTCTGCAAATGAAGCCAGCATCAGCACATTATTTTCTGATCTGGGAATCAATTTGGTGACGATCTTAGTGACCACAGCCAAAGTTCCCTCAGAACCAATCATCAACTGTGTCAGGTTATAGCCAGAAGCATATTTAAGCGTATTTGCACCTGTCCAGATGATTTCACCGTTAGGCAAAACCACTTCCAGGTTTAATATATATTCTCTGATCGTGCCATATTTAACTACCCTTGGTCCGCCTGAACCATGGGCTACATTGCCACCTATAAAACATGAACCTTTACTCGAGGGATCAATCGGATAAAGCAAGCCTTTCTCCGCCACTGCATCCATAAATTCCTGTGTAATCACGCCTGGTTCTACAATGGCCTGAAGATTCTCGGTATCAATATCAATGATCTTTTTAAAGCGCTCCATAGACAACAATACGCCGCCAAAAATAGGTAAGGCAGCACCACTTAAGCCCGTTCCGCCACCTCTAGGGGTAACAGGAACCAGGTATTGATGGCAAATTTTCAGCAAGGCAGATACAGATTCGGTATCTTTTGGTTTCACCACCACTTCCGGATAGTATTTCAAGTCTTCGGTCTCATCATGACAATAGATACTCAAAGTTTCTTCATCAGTAAAAACACTGTCTGCACCAACAGCAGCTTTGATCAGGTCCAGCAAGTCGACAGTAATTTTAGTAAATTCCATGGTGATATAGGTTTAGGCTTTTTAAGAAAATAATAGATAAATATAAATGCGGTTATTGAGGCGCTTCATAACTCAATTCCACAAAAGAATGGCCGATTTCACCAGGCATAGGAGGATTCATTTTTCGAATCCCTACTTTCCCTGTGCGTACAAATGGATAGTTATCGATCACGCGATCTAAAATTCTTCGTACCACCGTTTCCAGCATTTTCTGTGTATTTGCCATCTCTTCCAGCAAAATAGTGTTCAGCACTTCATAATTCACCGTATGATTCAAATTCTCTGTATCACCTGTATGAATAAAAGTAACTACAACATCTACCATGAAATAAATTCCAGTTAACTGCTCCTCAGGATAATACCCGTGAAAAGCATAACATTTTACATCTCTTAACGCAACCGTTTGAATATAGCTTTTAGCATTGCTCATTTGACAAAATTAAATCTTTGAACCGTTATTACCAGCCATTCCTTTAAATTATTAAATCATTCCTCGAAATCATTAACTTTGAAATCAGCCTGATTAAAAAATCAAGCGGACAACAAAGACCAAATATCTCCTGACCTATGAGTAAATCTGCAAAAAAAGACCTCTACGAAGCTCCTGACTACTATCAGTTAGATGAATTACTAAGTGAAGAACATAAATTGATCCGTTCTTCCGCAAGAGACTGGGTAAAAAGAGAAGTCAGCCCAATCATCGAAGATTACGCACAAAGAGCAGAATTCCCGAAACATCTGATCAAAGGATTAGGAGAGATTGGCGCTTTTGGCCCGACTATTCCTGTGGAATATGGTGGTGCAGGTTTAGATTACATCGCATACGGCATATTAATGCAGGAAATTGAGCGTGGAGACTCTGGAATCAGGTCTACCGCCTCCGTACAAGGCTCATTGGTCATGTATCCGATCTTTGCTTATGGCACCGAAGAACAACGTAAAAAATATTTACCGAAATTAGCCACAGGCGAGTTAATGGGCTGCTTTGGACTCACAGAACCAGATCATGGCTCTAATCCTGGTGGAATGGTGACCAATATAAAAGATAAAGGAGATCATTATCTGCTAAACGGGGCAAAAATGTGGATTTCCAATGCGCCATTTGCAGACATCGCAGTAGTCTGGGCAAAAGACGAGTCTGGCAAAATCAGAGGTTTAGTTGTAGAACGAGGAATGGAAGGTTTTACCACACCAGAAACGCATAACAAGTGGAGCTTAAGGGCTTCCGCAACTGGCGAGCTGGTATTCGACAATGTTAAAGTGCCTAAAGAAAATATTTTCCCTGACATCACTGGATTAAAAGGACCACTAGGCTGCTTAAACCAGGCACGTTATGGCATCGCTTGGGGAGCATTAGGCGCAGCGATGGATTGTTATGATACTGCTTTGCGCTACTCCAAAGAACGTGTACAGTTTGGAAAACCTATCGGAGGATTCCAATTACAACAAAAGAAACTAGCAGAAATGGTAACAGAGATCACCAAAGCACAACTTTTAGTATGGCGTTTAGGTGTGCTTAAAAGTGAAAACCGTGCTACAGCAGAACAGATCTCCATGGCCAAAAGAAACAGTGTAGAAATTGCATTGGATATTGCCCGAAATGCACGTCAGATGCTTGGAGGGATGGGAATTACCGGCGAATATTCGATCATGAGACACATGATGAATCTGGAATCTGTGGTTACCTACGAAGGAACCCACGACATTCACCTCCTGATTACAGGAATGGATGTTACCGGATTAAACGCCTTCAAATAAACCTTATAAAATCTATATTAAATGCCCTCTTCACGCTCCAACAAATGCTTAAAAACGTTGATTATCGCGTTTTTAAGCATTATTTCTATAACACAAACTTATAGCCAGGGAAAGAACTTTTCTATACAGACCCAATCTCCTTCCTG
It contains:
- the argS gene encoding arginine--tRNA ligase; translation: MNIEQHITTATIAAVKQLYGQDLPENQVSLQDTRAEFEGQITIVVFPIVRFSKKSPEVTAAELGAYLVANIEEVTAFNVIKGFLNLSVADSYWLSLFNQELLSPEFGAIAPNGKKVMVEYSSPNTNKPLHLGHVRNNLLGYSVAELLKASGHEVIKVNLVNDRGIHICKSMLAWQKWGNGETPDSSGLKGDHLVGKYYVIFDKEYKKEIEALKEAGQTEEEAKKNAPLILEAQKMLQDWEAGDEAVISLWKTMNSWVYAGFEVSYKNLGVDFDKYYYESNTYLLGKGTVEEGLEKGVFFKKPDGSVWIDLTADGLDQKLVLRADGTSVYITQDLGTAQMKHDDFGMDESIYVVGNEQDYHFKVLFLILEKLGKTWAKGLHHLSYGMVDLPSGKMKSREGTVVDADDLVAEMIETAKQKTEALGKVNDFSEEEKSALYNNIGLGALKYFLLKVEPKKRLLFDPSESIDFQGNTGPFIQYTHARIKSLLNKAGYDAGKGAAEVAITATEREMIMLLAKYPAEIVAAAKVFSPASLANYLYEVAKMFNKFYHEVPPIVKEEDEALKHHRLSISAVTANILKAGMKILGITVPERM
- a CDS encoding arginase, which produces MTKTLKIIEVKSEIGAGTRGASLGVDAIKIAALDFGSRFFKKHKSIEVPNENHLLLEGTGSPYAKRISGILTMVERVSDQVRTTLEEKEFPVVLSGDHSTAAGTIAGIKAAFPKSKLGVIWIDAHADIHSPYTTPSGNMHGMPLAMSLDEDNLESKVNKLDQETINYWFQLKNVGNIAPKINYRDLVLISARDMEKPEEYLLKKNKVKIFTTADVRKRGVERTVIDTLVYLDHCDLIYVSFDVDSMDPTASRGTGTPVAQGLTEREAGKLMSGLITNQKVCCFEIVEVNPTLDRENQMAEHAFEILIKATNAFRNE
- a CDS encoding arginine decarboxylase, which codes for MQSYSEFLDLSVGFPQEGYSVIDDELYFQDLNLMEMIETYGTPLRFTYLPMITKKIQQAKLLFQTAIIKNNYRGDYKYCYCTKSSHFRHIVEEALKNGIHLETSSAFDMPMIEALEKKGALTKDITVICNGFKTYQYKQYIIDMLHDGYKNIIPVLDNKEEFNLFDDEVELDTPCNLGIRIAAEEQPDSQFYTSRLGVRMEDVIEFYNNKISANPNFRVKLLHFFINSGITDSPYYWNELEKYVTLYCKFKKINPELDTLDIGGGMPFKDSLVFDFDYEYMVNEIVKRIKEICAEHDVVEPDIITEFGKYTVAEASGILYKVLGRKQQNDREKWLMLDGSFITNLPDVWALNQKYILLPINNWDAEYERVNLGGITCDGQDYYNQEAHMNSVFMPKTRKVQYLGFFNTGAYQEVLSGYGGIHHCLLPSPKHVIIRRNRDETFNFEVFGEEQNSKQVLKILGYV
- a CDS encoding Hsp20/alpha crystallin family protein, translating into MTLVNFNNRTRNTAPYFNNVFDSLFSEALNKNLTINKIPGVNILETAEEYKIELAAPGLTKEDFQINLKKDTLSVWAEKKVAETDEKKDYTRKEFDYFSFARSFVLPESIDAEKITAEYTNGILNITIGKKDESKSAAKEIKVS
- a CDS encoding acyl-CoA thioesterase, whose product is MIFKTFWRKKTKNTDKKTDVVNHFDSFKYKTQIETRFADFDMMGHVNNAVYFTYLEMARVKYWNTAVKWDWRKTGVVIAKAELDYHSPIYPEDKISMYVRTSRIGKSSFDLEYLLVKLVHGEEVICSKGKTVCVAFDYSTKTSSAIPDNERTKMISFEQL
- a CDS encoding FAD-binding oxidoreductase, whose amino-acid sequence is MEFTKITVDLLDLIKAAVGADSVFTDEETLSIYCHDETEDLKYYPEVVVKPKDTESVSALLKICHQYLVPVTPRGGGTGLSGAALPIFGGVLLSMERFKKIIDIDTENLQAIVEPGVITQEFMDAVAEKGLLYPIDPSSKGSCFIGGNVAHGSGGPRVVKYGTIREYILNLEVVLPNGEIIWTGANTLKYASGYNLTQLMIGSEGTLAVVTKIVTKLIPRSENNVLMLASFAENEQACAAVSAIFRAEVIPSALEFMERRGVEWVIEFDQIKFDLKDGINAFLLIEFDGNDMDSIFKDCEKVNAVLEQFGCTDVLFADTAQQKEELWRMRRIMPESVKSNSIYKEEDTVVPRAALPKLINGIKEIGSRYGFESVCYGHAGDGNLHVNIIKAGMSDEDWHTKLKEGIVEIFELTSALGGTISGEHGIGLVQKDFMLIKYSEVHLNLMRGIKQVFDPAGILNPGKIF
- a CDS encoding dihydroneopterin aldolase, with amino-acid sequence MSNAKSYIQTVALRDVKCYAFHGYYPEEQLTGIYFMVDVVVTFIHTGDTENLNHTVNYEVLNTILLEEMANTQKMLETVVRRILDRVIDNYPFVRTGKVGIRKMNPPMPGEIGHSFVELSYEAPQ
- a CDS encoding acyl-CoA dehydrogenase family protein encodes the protein MSKSAKKDLYEAPDYYQLDELLSEEHKLIRSSARDWVKREVSPIIEDYAQRAEFPKHLIKGLGEIGAFGPTIPVEYGGAGLDYIAYGILMQEIERGDSGIRSTASVQGSLVMYPIFAYGTEEQRKKYLPKLATGELMGCFGLTEPDHGSNPGGMVTNIKDKGDHYLLNGAKMWISNAPFADIAVVWAKDESGKIRGLVVERGMEGFTTPETHNKWSLRASATGELVFDNVKVPKENIFPDITGLKGPLGCLNQARYGIAWGALGAAMDCYDTALRYSKERVQFGKPIGGFQLQQKKLAEMVTEITKAQLLVWRLGVLKSENRATAEQISMAKRNSVEIALDIARNARQMLGGMGITGEYSIMRHMMNLESVVTYEGTHDIHLLITGMDVTGLNAFK